The DNA region AGTCAGGTGATCTTTTAACAGGTAAAGCTCAAAGTGGTAAAGAGTTTATTTGGCTTGATTTGGCAGAAGATGAAGAGATAGTAAAAGAGGCGAAAGCAAAAGTGGACGGGTAAAACCCGTCCTTTGAGACTCTTAGTAAAGACCGAAACGTCCATCATTTCTTCGATAAAGCACTCTCATTTTTCCATCCATATCATTAAATACTATAAACTGTTTATCTGGTGAAGATTTTAGTAGATTTAGTGCCTCTTCTATTTCAAGTGGTTTGTAAAGTTCAAGTTCTGTTGGAACAATTTCATCAGTATCATCTGCTAAAGCAGCAGCAATTTCAGCTTCGTGTGCTGCAGCAAGTTCATCTGGTCTTACAGATTTATGTTCAGTCACTTTATCATGATGTCTTCTTAAAACTTTGTGAGCACGATCAATAGCCAAGTCGACAGCAGCATAAACATCTTTGTCTTTTTGTCTAATGACAACAGTATTTTTATTTGCCATATTGATAACAAACTCTACGCTGTAACCTTTTTTACCGTTTCGCTCATCTGCATCTATTACAACACGAGTAGAAATGATATCTAGATTATATTTTTTCAAACCGTCAATAGCACTTTCAATATGTTGTTTAATGGCATCAGTCAATTCAAAATGTCGACCTACAATGCTTATATTCATTGGTAAACTCCTTATATTAAAATTAAAATATTATACCCAATTTGTGTGTAATTTTTCCATTTATTCAAGGTTTTTGTATAGTCCGTTTATGAAAATTAATCTTTTCTGAGGTTATAGGATCTGTTATTGAGACAATAACATCTATTAGTGCTGTTCCATTTGACTCTTTTGTGTATAGATTATTGTCTAATATATTGCAACTAGATGGTAGACCTTTTCCAAAGTAGTATATAGTTATATTCACATCAAAGTTTTTGTATCTATTTAGATCATTTATATTGTTAATGCACTCTCCATTTGACCAATTATTGCCGGAAATTTTTAAAAGAGCGTACTCTGTTGCACTTCTTGCTATAAGTTCTGCTTGCTCTTTAAGGTAAATATCTTCTGTCTGCTTTGATGTTGTAGTTGTAAAACTTAGCATCAGGCTCATTAATGTACCTATAAGTACCATTATTACAATAGCTAAAAGAAGTGTAAAACCGTGTCTCAAATAGTTGATCCTTAATATATAA from Hydrogenimonas thermophila includes:
- the hpf gene encoding ribosome hibernation-promoting factor, HPF/YfiA family, yielding MNISIVGRHFELTDAIKQHIESAIDGLKKYNLDIISTRVVIDADERNGKKGYSVEFVINMANKNTVVIRQKDKDVYAAVDLAIDRAHKVLRRHHDKVTEHKSVRPDELAAAHEAEIAAALADDTDEIVPTELELYKPLEIEEALNLLKSSPDKQFIVFNDMDGKMRVLYRRNDGRFGLY
- a CDS encoding type II secretion system protein; amino-acid sequence: MRHGFTLLLAIVIMVLIGTLMSLMLSFTTTTSKQTEDIYLKEQAELIARSATEYALLKISGNNWSNGECINNINDLNRYKNFDVNITIYYFGKGLPSSCNILDNNLYTKESNGTALIDVIVSITDPITSEKINFHKRTIQKP